The following are encoded in a window of Haloarcula laminariae genomic DNA:
- the endA gene encoding tRNA-intron lyase produces the protein MQLTLDGDVVRAGSRARERFYDSRGYGHARNGDLDLAPVEAAHLCYRGDIDAVDGMAVDELLASGAVSAMEFLVYKDLRDRGFYLTPAREGWVDDPAGADFVVYPRGKGPWDDEVAYRVTVVGERDDVPAASLGDCVLAVVDEESELTYLDTSRRTVEGTSAAEVPEVHGTLLSERVLCWEPPEALYQQAFYGQQLDEDAVQLSLVEAAYLAREGTLTVDGGETAVVERGRDVEGDRFDRRLRVYAALRDAGVVPKTGFKFGADFRTYADVESVEDLGHSELLVRVLPASHAFEPRDLALDVRLAHGVRKTMVFALVGDGVEWVQVERLTP, from the coding sequence ATGCAACTCACGCTAGACGGCGACGTCGTCAGGGCCGGGTCCCGCGCCCGCGAGCGGTTCTACGACTCGCGCGGTTACGGCCACGCTCGCAACGGCGACCTCGACCTGGCGCCGGTGGAGGCCGCACATCTCTGTTACCGCGGCGACATCGACGCCGTCGACGGGATGGCTGTCGACGAACTCCTCGCCTCCGGGGCCGTCTCGGCGATGGAGTTTCTGGTCTACAAGGACCTCCGGGACCGTGGGTTCTATCTCACGCCCGCCCGCGAAGGATGGGTCGACGACCCCGCCGGCGCGGACTTCGTGGTCTACCCCCGCGGCAAGGGACCGTGGGACGACGAAGTCGCCTACCGCGTCACCGTCGTCGGCGAGCGCGACGACGTGCCCGCGGCGTCGCTGGGCGACTGCGTGCTGGCCGTCGTCGACGAGGAGAGCGAACTGACGTATCTGGACACCAGCCGTCGGACTGTCGAGGGCACCAGCGCGGCCGAGGTACCCGAGGTCCACGGGACCCTGCTGTCAGAGCGGGTGCTGTGCTGGGAGCCGCCCGAAGCGCTGTATCAGCAGGCGTTCTACGGGCAGCAGCTGGACGAGGACGCCGTTCAGCTCTCGCTCGTGGAGGCGGCGTACCTGGCTCGCGAGGGGACGCTGACGGTCGACGGCGGCGAAACCGCTGTCGTGGAACGGGGCCGCGACGTCGAGGGCGACCGGTTCGACCGCCGGCTGCGGGTGTACGCCGCGTTGCGGGACGCGGGCGTCGTCCCCAAGACGGGGTTCAAGTTCGGCGCCGACTTCCGGACCTACGCCGACGTCGAGTCGGTCGAGGACCTGGGCCACTCCGAACTGCTCGTCCGGGTCCTGCCCGCGAGCCACGCCTTCGAACCGCGCGACCTCGCCCTGGACGTTCGGCTGGCCCACGGCGTCCGGAAGACGATGGTGTTCGCCCTGGTCGGCGACGGTGTCGAGTGGGTGCAGGTCGAACGGCTGACGCCCTAG
- a CDS encoding endonuclease NucS domain-containing protein → MHDGTRVMAGECTTVFEGSREREQRGDVLVVVKPDNTVLVHDAGGYQPVAWLTRAESVAVEDGTVTARDGDQFLRVVAHEEHGSARFPASQAGVPVGDCRDCPGTLVRAQGEVTCTGCETRYGLPTDATVTGGRCDACGLPTMRVERGAAIECCIDRTCESLDDRVTALFDREWTCKHCGGDLRILRRGGLIAGCEHYPDCDTGYAVPSGVVVDRCPCGLPTFETSGGRRCLDSGCEHSG, encoded by the coding sequence ATGCACGACGGAACGCGCGTGATGGCCGGTGAGTGTACGACTGTCTTCGAGGGGTCCCGCGAGCGCGAGCAACGGGGCGACGTGCTGGTCGTCGTCAAGCCCGACAACACCGTTCTGGTCCACGACGCCGGGGGGTACCAGCCCGTCGCGTGGCTCACCAGGGCCGAGAGCGTCGCCGTCGAGGACGGCACCGTCACCGCCCGCGACGGCGACCAGTTCCTCCGAGTCGTCGCCCACGAGGAACACGGAAGCGCCCGGTTTCCGGCCTCGCAGGCCGGCGTCCCGGTCGGCGACTGCCGGGACTGTCCGGGGACGCTCGTGCGTGCGCAGGGCGAGGTCACCTGTACCGGCTGTGAGACACGCTACGGCCTGCCGACCGACGCGACCGTCACCGGGGGCCGGTGTGACGCTTGCGGGCTCCCCACGATGCGGGTCGAGCGCGGCGCGGCCATCGAGTGTTGCATCGACCGAACGTGTGAGTCCCTCGACGACCGGGTCACGGCGCTTTTCGACCGCGAGTGGACCTGCAAGCACTGCGGCGGTGACCTCCGGATTCTGCGGCGGGGCGGCCTCATCGCCGGCTGCGAGCACTACCCCGACTGCGACACCGGCTACGCGGTGCCGTCCGGCGTCGTCGTCGACCGCTGTCCGTGTGGCCTGCCGACCTTCGAGACGAGCGGCGGCCGGCGCTGTCTGGACAGCGGCTGCGAGCACAGCGGCTAG
- a CDS encoding methyl-accepting chemotaxis protein: protein MGQLNQEAQTQSGNYLRGAMTDQLNNSVEARQEGIQNQINQRKVDVRSLSDSSTMNNYQAAQDGEMELVQESSQRQLGYMSLQMRTSIDNAMQTVLENQYNGRDWDELSPSEQEDVKREVESMIGGTAGDRTNSAGTMYDSFQPGYMGDTGYAYITDSDSNVVVHHSLDDGHNLVEDSGGTLVVFEDIESEVESNQAIRNGEEWGIAEYEWEDTTQEGNPEMTKFIAYTYYEPFDWVIAPSVYYYELQQTAVDDTRGEMADAFERYLLTRSVTVGDEEHLAYEHITFAGPNGDEILHADRSGQDVTTGSDSSQSYADADWFTGAESGSEGEAYFGEVRTADGHETQYVSTPVYRNGEFRGVVAAQFNYSLITETTNRVTVGESGYLYILNDRGEIVSHPDRTEIEQRTNAAEGEYGTELGTIAQNRMVAGESGMTTHTKQVEGEGNATRYVGFAPLELGDKQFTLVATVPKQDIDEPIAALGATLQSTTDSAQTLVLGLFVLAAIVVSVTGYGAARYISKPIEQVRDRAMALSQGQFDETDDISTGDDEIGEMVTAFEEMQANLNRQVEQIESVSDSLSDGHLDDEIATDMPGKFGEIMEGLEDGMSQLGASFAEISQASRNIGAGELDQELDTDLPGDYGEIMRELNAGLTQLSESFEQLRAVSAELREGRLEQELDTDLPGAYGDVLANIDEGLDAVDESIAQVQSIAQEVSEASTEVATSTTEIEEASQEVARSVQEISSGADTQSDNLQEVAGEMNDMSATIEEIASSSVDVADTAQEAAERAQMGSEQAAEASAEIKEIEHGADGAVDRVSDLQTEMAEISEIVAMITDIAEQTNMLALNASIEAARAGEAGEGFAVVADEIKSLAAEAGEASEEVEALITEVQDSTDETVDDIEDMRDQVESGVRTTENAIDLFDEITEVVQEAERGVTEISDATDDQAATTEEVVAMVDEVSSVSEETAAEASNVSAASEEQSSSLTSVSENVRSVAGLADDLEELVDEFEVSDGTDRTGGPESLDADGTEPAAGDD from the coding sequence ATGGGCCAGCTGAACCAGGAAGCACAGACCCAGAGCGGCAACTACCTTCGTGGGGCGATGACCGACCAGCTGAACAACAGCGTCGAAGCACGACAGGAGGGGATTCAGAACCAGATAAACCAACGGAAAGTCGACGTCCGGTCGCTCTCTGACTCCTCGACGATGAACAACTACCAGGCCGCACAGGACGGCGAGATGGAACTCGTCCAGGAGTCGAGTCAGCGCCAGCTCGGGTACATGTCGCTCCAGATGCGAACGAGCATCGACAACGCGATGCAGACGGTGCTGGAAAACCAGTACAACGGGCGGGACTGGGATGAGCTCTCACCGTCCGAGCAGGAGGATGTCAAACGGGAAGTCGAGTCGATGATCGGCGGCACGGCCGGGGACCGGACGAACTCGGCCGGGACGATGTACGACTCGTTCCAGCCCGGCTACATGGGTGACACCGGGTACGCGTACATCACCGACAGCGACTCCAACGTCGTCGTCCACCACAGCCTCGACGACGGGCACAACCTCGTCGAGGACAGCGGCGGGACGCTGGTCGTCTTCGAGGACATCGAGTCCGAAGTCGAGTCCAACCAGGCGATCCGCAACGGCGAGGAGTGGGGCATCGCCGAGTACGAGTGGGAGGACACGACCCAGGAGGGCAACCCCGAGATGACGAAGTTCATCGCCTACACCTACTACGAGCCCTTCGACTGGGTCATCGCGCCGAGCGTCTACTACTACGAGCTCCAACAGACCGCCGTCGACGACACCAGAGGCGAGATGGCGGATGCCTTCGAGCGGTACCTCCTGACGCGGTCGGTCACCGTCGGTGACGAGGAACACCTGGCGTACGAACACATCACGTTTGCGGGGCCGAACGGGGACGAAATCCTCCACGCCGACCGGTCGGGCCAGGACGTGACGACCGGCTCGGACAGCTCACAGTCCTACGCCGATGCGGACTGGTTCACCGGCGCCGAATCCGGCAGCGAGGGCGAGGCGTACTTCGGCGAGGTCCGGACCGCGGACGGTCACGAGACGCAGTACGTCTCGACGCCGGTCTACAGGAACGGGGAGTTCCGGGGCGTCGTCGCGGCCCAGTTCAACTACTCGCTCATCACCGAGACGACGAACCGCGTGACGGTCGGGGAGAGCGGCTACCTCTACATCCTCAACGACCGCGGCGAGATAGTCAGCCACCCGGACCGGACCGAAATCGAACAGCGGACGAACGCCGCGGAGGGCGAGTACGGCACCGAACTCGGGACGATTGCACAGAACCGGATGGTCGCCGGTGAGTCGGGGATGACGACCCACACGAAACAGGTCGAGGGCGAGGGCAACGCCACGCGATACGTCGGCTTCGCGCCGCTCGAACTCGGCGACAAGCAGTTCACGCTCGTCGCCACCGTCCCCAAACAGGACATCGACGAACCGATTGCGGCGCTGGGCGCGACCCTCCAGAGTACGACGGACTCGGCACAGACCCTCGTCCTCGGGCTGTTCGTCCTGGCGGCCATCGTGGTCTCCGTGACGGGATACGGGGCGGCCAGGTACATCTCGAAGCCCATCGAACAGGTCCGCGACCGGGCGATGGCGCTGTCGCAGGGGCAGTTCGACGAGACGGACGACATCTCGACCGGCGACGACGAGATCGGCGAGATGGTGACGGCCTTCGAGGAGATGCAGGCGAACCTGAACAGGCAGGTCGAACAGATAGAGTCCGTCAGCGACTCGCTCAGCGACGGGCATCTCGACGACGAGATAGCGACCGACATGCCCGGGAAGTTCGGCGAGATCATGGAAGGGCTCGAAGACGGGATGAGCCAGCTGGGCGCGAGCTTCGCCGAGATCAGCCAAGCGAGCCGGAACATCGGCGCCGGGGAGCTGGACCAGGAGCTCGACACCGACCTGCCCGGCGACTACGGTGAAATCATGCGCGAGCTCAACGCCGGCCTCACGCAGCTCTCGGAGAGCTTCGAACAGCTCCGGGCCGTGAGTGCGGAGCTTCGGGAGGGACGCCTCGAGCAGGAGCTCGACACCGACCTGCCCGGGGCCTACGGCGATGTCCTCGCGAATATCGACGAAGGGCTCGACGCGGTCGACGAGAGCATCGCGCAGGTCCAGTCGATCGCACAGGAAGTGAGCGAGGCGAGCACCGAGGTCGCCACGAGCACGACCGAAATCGAGGAGGCGAGCCAGGAGGTCGCCCGGTCGGTCCAGGAGATATCGAGCGGGGCCGACACCCAGTCCGACAACCTCCAGGAGGTCGCCGGCGAGATGAACGACATGTCGGCGACCATCGAGGAGATAGCCTCCTCGTCGGTCGACGTGGCCGACACGGCCCAGGAAGCGGCCGAGCGAGCGCAGATGGGGAGCGAACAGGCCGCCGAGGCGTCCGCCGAAATCAAGGAGATCGAACACGGGGCCGACGGCGCGGTCGACCGGGTCTCGGACCTCCAGACGGAGATGGCGGAAATCAGCGAAATCGTCGCGATGATCACCGACATCGCGGAGCAGACGAACATGCTGGCGCTGAACGCCTCCATCGAGGCCGCACGAGCGGGCGAGGCGGGCGAGGGCTTCGCCGTCGTCGCCGACGAGATCAAGTCCCTCGCGGCGGAAGCCGGCGAGGCAAGCGAGGAGGTCGAGGCGCTCATCACCGAGGTCCAGGACTCGACGGACGAGACGGTCGATGACATCGAGGACATGCGCGACCAGGTCGAGAGCGGCGTCAGGACCACCGAAAACGCCATCGACCTGTTCGACGAGATCACCGAGGTCGTCCAGGAGGCCGAGCGCGGCGTCACGGAGATAAGCGACGCCACGGACGACCAGGCGGCCACCACCGAGGAGGTCGTGGCGATGGTCGACGAGGTCAGCAGCGTCAGCGAGGAGACGGCCGCCGAGGCGAGCAACGTCTCGGCCGCCTCCGAGGAGCAGTCCAGTTCGCTCACCAGCGTCTCCGAGAACGTCCGGTCGGTCGCCGGCCTCGCGGACGACCTGGAGGAACTGGTCGACGAGTTCGAGGTCAGCGACGGCACGGACCGCACGGGCGGGCCGGAGTCGCTCGACGCGGACGGCACTGAGCCGGCCGCCGGGGACGACTGA
- a CDS encoding HAD family hydrolase, with translation MSDAPTAICFDMDGVLVQSEDHWARIQREHILPTVAPDDDIPLSAITGRDYTEVYPDLAAEYEMAVDREEYERLFAEAGREIYGEHATMLAGVDDLLADLRAAGIPLALTTSAPWDWIDVIEERFGLLHHFDAAVSAQDVDGPGKPEPDIYERGAEELGVAPADCWAVEDSHAGATAAVAAGMTTVGFRGDGAETDLSMVHHVAGDAAELREILLG, from the coding sequence ATGAGCGACGCGCCGACTGCAATCTGTTTCGACATGGACGGCGTCCTCGTCCAGTCCGAGGACCACTGGGCCCGCATCCAGCGCGAGCACATCCTCCCGACCGTCGCGCCCGACGACGACATCCCGCTGTCGGCCATCACCGGCCGGGACTACACCGAGGTGTATCCGGACCTCGCCGCCGAGTACGAGATGGCGGTCGACCGCGAGGAGTACGAACGGCTCTTTGCGGAGGCCGGCAGGGAGATATACGGCGAACACGCCACGATGCTTGCCGGCGTCGACGACCTGCTCGCGGACCTCCGGGCCGCGGGGATACCGCTTGCGCTGACGACCTCGGCGCCGTGGGACTGGATAGACGTCATCGAGGAGCGGTTCGGGCTGTTGCATCACTTCGACGCCGCCGTCAGCGCACAGGACGTCGACGGCCCGGGCAAGCCGGAACCGGACATCTACGAGCGCGGGGCGGAGGAGTTGGGCGTTGCCCCGGCCGACTGCTGGGCCGTAGAGGACTCCCACGCGGGCGCCACGGCCGCGGTGGCCGCCGGCATGACGACGGTCGGCTTCCGCGGCGACGGCGCGGAGACGGATCTCTCGATGGTCCATCACGTGGCGGGCGACGCCGCGGAGCTACGCGAGATTCTGCTCGGGTAG
- a CDS encoding DEAD/DEAH box helicase, translating into MAVTEVLPDLADAFPFERFNEMQSETLPALLNREDNVVVSAPTASGKTALAELAICKTLQAGGTALFLAPLRALTNEKESEWERFEDLGYSVYVVTGERDLSPRRAERADILVMTPEKADSATRKHETARYSFITDVDCCVIDEVHLLDSDRRGAVLEVTVSRLRRLCDPRVVALSATMPNIDDVADWLDAPEETTFAFGEDYRPVPLNADVKTYTHGENAFADKYRRLYRALDLAEPHIRDEGQSLVFVSSRQDTVQAAKKARDELTERDIPMGARGDYDFHNDAADLSNDTLRQSVLDGVGFHHAGLSREDKNRVEQWFKEGKIQLLFSTSTLAWGVNLPARCVVIRDTKLHDPLEGEVDMSPLDVLQMLGRAGRPGYDDMGYAWVVCDRSDADKYRRLLRDGKEIESRLAGELDAHLNAEIALGTIRDIDDVMSWLETTFYYARAKSSPDAYDAGSDLRERVSNTLSELVGWGFVERDGLRIEATRLGQLASKFYLRLDTARRFADLAERCEAAAGEGDDSIDADDLLATVAGATEFDSVSARSDEQDAVNAVVGEAPDELDAGQRKVLAILRSGMTGTTPTELKSDAWVIRQNALRLLAALREFLDNLAPGRFANLACRVEARVEHGVSDDAVGLTAIDGVGSGRAGKLAAAGLSTPGDIVRAGVSGLVSAGLSEGVAEQVVSNARDLPVVVIDWGEFPETIAAGDHDMREVTVANNGGGARAGLRVTVNGREMTAKPAYLGQTTLPVGVFGADADELTFTVEVAFPNQPLDPVTSSRTVRVE; encoded by the coding sequence GTGGCGGTCACGGAGGTCCTCCCGGACCTCGCCGACGCCTTCCCCTTCGAGCGGTTCAACGAGATGCAGTCGGAGACGCTCCCGGCTCTGCTGAACCGCGAGGACAACGTCGTCGTCAGCGCGCCCACGGCGAGTGGCAAGACCGCGCTGGCGGAACTGGCCATCTGCAAGACCCTGCAGGCGGGCGGGACGGCGCTCTTTCTCGCGCCGCTGCGCGCGCTCACCAACGAGAAAGAGAGCGAGTGGGAGCGCTTCGAGGACCTGGGCTACTCGGTCTACGTCGTCACCGGCGAACGCGACCTCTCCCCCCGCCGGGCCGAGCGGGCCGACATCCTCGTGATGACCCCGGAGAAGGCCGACTCGGCCACCCGGAAACACGAGACCGCGCGCTACTCGTTCATCACGGACGTGGACTGCTGTGTCATCGACGAGGTCCACCTGCTGGACTCGGACCGCCGCGGGGCGGTGCTGGAAGTGACGGTCTCGCGGCTGCGGCGGCTCTGTGACCCCCGCGTCGTCGCGCTGTCGGCGACGATGCCCAACATCGATGACGTGGCCGACTGGCTCGACGCCCCCGAGGAGACCACCTTCGCCTTCGGCGAGGACTACCGGCCCGTGCCGCTGAACGCCGACGTGAAGACCTACACCCACGGCGAGAACGCCTTCGCCGACAAGTACCGGCGGCTCTACCGGGCGCTCGATTTAGCCGAGCCACACATCCGCGACGAGGGCCAGTCGCTCGTCTTCGTCTCCTCCCGGCAGGACACGGTCCAGGCCGCCAAGAAGGCCCGCGACGAACTCACCGAGCGGGACATCCCGATGGGCGCCCGCGGGGACTACGACTTCCACAACGACGCCGCCGACTTGAGCAACGACACCCTGCGCCAGTCCGTCCTCGACGGCGTGGGCTTTCACCACGCCGGCCTCTCCCGCGAGGACAAGAACCGCGTCGAGCAGTGGTTCAAGGAGGGGAAGATTCAGCTGCTCTTCTCGACCTCGACGCTGGCGTGGGGCGTGAACCTCCCCGCCCGCTGTGTCGTCATCCGGGACACGAAGCTCCACGACCCCCTGGAGGGCGAGGTCGACATGAGCCCGCTCGACGTGCTCCAGATGCTCGGGCGGGCGGGCCGGCCGGGCTACGACGACATGGGCTACGCCTGGGTGGTCTGTGACCGCTCAGACGCCGACAAGTACCGCCGCCTGCTCCGGGACGGCAAGGAGATAGAGTCCCGGCTGGCGGGCGAGCTCGACGCGCATCTGAACGCGGAGATCGCGCTGGGTACGATACGGGACATCGACGACGTGATGAGCTGGCTGGAGACGACGTTCTACTACGCCCGCGCGAAGTCCTCGCCCGACGCCTACGACGCCGGCAGCGACCTCCGCGAGCGGGTGTCGAACACGCTCTCGGAGCTGGTCGGGTGGGGGTTCGTCGAACGGGACGGCCTCCGCATCGAGGCGACCCGGCTCGGGCAGTTGGCCTCGAAGTTCTACCTCCGGCTGGACACGGCCCGCCGCTTTGCCGACCTCGCCGAGCGCTGCGAGGCCGCGGCCGGCGAGGGGGACGACTCGATAGACGCCGACGACCTCCTCGCGACGGTCGCGGGCGCGACCGAGTTCGACAGCGTCAGCGCCCGCTCGGACGAGCAGGACGCCGTGAACGCGGTGGTCGGCGAGGCGCCCGACGAACTCGACGCCGGCCAGCGGAAGGTGCTCGCGATACTTCGCTCGGGGATGACCGGCACGACCCCGACGGAGCTCAAGAGCGACGCCTGGGTCATCCGGCAGAACGCCCTGCGCCTGCTGGCCGCGCTGCGGGAGTTCCTCGACAACCTCGCGCCCGGTCGCTTCGCCAACCTGGCCTGCCGGGTCGAGGCCCGCGTCGAACACGGCGTCAGCGACGACGCGGTCGGGCTGACGGCCATCGACGGCGTGGGTTCCGGGCGAGCCGGCAAACTCGCCGCCGCGGGGCTCTCGACCCCGGGCGATATCGTCCGGGCCGGCGTCTCGGGGCTCGTCTCGGCCGGGCTCTCCGAGGGCGTCGCCGAGCAGGTCGTCTCGAACGCCCGGGACCTCCCCGTCGTCGTCATCGACTGGGGCGAGTTCCCCGAGACAATCGCGGCCGGCGACCACGACATGCGGGAGGTGACCGTCGCGAACAACGGCGGCGGCGCCCGGGCGGGACTGCGCGTCACCGTCAACGGCCGCGAGATGACGGCCAAACCCGCCTACCTCGGCCAGACGACGCTCCCGGTGGGCGTCTTCGGCGCCGACGCCGACGAGCTGACCTTCACCGTCGAAGTGGCGTTCCCGAACCAGCCCCTCGACCCGGTCACCTCCTCGCGGACGGTCAGGGTCGAGTGA
- the lipA gene encoding lipoyl synthase, which yields MRAQSNAGVMSRARKPDWLKTRPPSGERFSDIKQSLRERDLHTVCEEANCPNLGECWSGAAGDGDAADGGPGTATFMLLGDRCSRGCNFCDVETGGMEPPDPDEPTQVADAVADIGLDYVVLTSVDRDDLPDQGAGHFAETIREIKRRDPSVLVECLIPDFRGEPDLVREIINAGPDVLAHNIETVDRLQWPVRDRRAGYEQSLSVLRQASRESDVFTKTSLMLGVGEYAHEVYQTLSDLRQVGTDIVTFGQYLQPSRSHLEVAEYVHPDVFDTWQRVAEDEFDFRYCASGPMVRSSYRAGELFVESELA from the coding sequence TTGCGGGCACAGTCCAACGCTGGGGTAATGAGTCGCGCGCGCAAGCCCGACTGGCTCAAGACCCGACCGCCGTCGGGCGAGCGGTTCAGCGACATCAAGCAGTCGCTCCGCGAACGCGACCTCCACACGGTCTGTGAGGAGGCCAACTGCCCGAACCTGGGCGAGTGCTGGTCGGGAGCCGCGGGCGACGGGGACGCGGCCGACGGCGGCCCGGGGACGGCGACGTTCATGTTGCTTGGCGACCGCTGCTCGCGGGGGTGTAACTTCTGTGATGTCGAGACCGGCGGGATGGAGCCGCCGGACCCGGACGAGCCCACACAGGTCGCCGACGCCGTCGCCGACATCGGCCTGGACTACGTCGTCCTCACGTCGGTCGACCGCGACGACCTCCCCGACCAGGGGGCGGGCCACTTCGCCGAGACCATCCGGGAGATAAAACGGCGTGACCCGTCGGTTCTCGTCGAGTGTCTCATCCCGGATTTCCGTGGCGAACCCGACCTCGTGCGAGAGATAATCAACGCCGGCCCGGACGTGCTGGCCCACAACATCGAGACCGTCGACCGGCTCCAGTGGCCGGTGCGTGACCGCCGGGCGGGCTACGAGCAGTCGCTGTCGGTGCTGCGACAGGCGAGCCGCGAGAGCGACGTCTTCACCAAGACCAGTCTGATGTTGGGCGTCGGCGAGTACGCCCACGAGGTGTACCAGACCCTCTCCGACCTGCGCCAGGTCGGGACCGACATCGTCACCTTCGGCCAGTATCTCCAGCCCTCCCGCTCCCATCTGGAAGTCGCGGAGTACGTCCACCCCGACGTCTTCGACACCTGGCAACGCGTCGCAGAGGACGAGTTCGACTTCCGCTACTGTGCCTCGGGCCCGATGGTCCGGTCGTCGTACCGGGCCGGCGAGCTGTTCGTGGAGAGCGAGCTCGCGTAG
- a CDS encoding 2-oxo acid dehydrogenase subunit E2: protein MFEFELPDLGDGVAEGEVLSWHVAVGDSVEEDQVLADVETDKAVVDVSAPVGGVVRERHADVGEVVATGQLLVTIDDEASGDAPDSEPAAESGSSPATDRVFAPPSVRRLARETGVDITAVEGSGPSGRITEADVAAAADDGPTAESDDEDDSGPTSVVSKVSDDEDDSGPTSVVSKVDDDEEDSSPTAVISKVSDDEDDTTTVVVDTRDDADEPAVKSAVRRVSPEPMAERRDHTLATPTTRRLARELGVDIDAVPTDETRDGEPYVDAAAVRAVAEGRNAPAASGAESGSGEEAAGEGLEIADGDVREVAERVVSALRETADDIGTPVEVSDGDRRDPYRGARRTAGERMARSRREVPHATHHDKVAVPGLVEARERLQPLAEKRGVDLTSTPLVLKCVAAALDDHPVLATQLDAERGEIVYRSDRDIGVATATDDGLVVPVVEDVDAKGLLELADEVSGLAERARDIDSQATRGGVFTVRNFGAIGGEYVDPVINVPETAILGVGALTERPIAEDGTVAAKPTLTLSLAVDSRVVTGTDAAQFVDTLKSYLADPTRLLA, encoded by the coding sequence ATGTTCGAGTTCGAGTTGCCCGACCTCGGCGATGGGGTCGCCGAGGGAGAGGTGCTGTCCTGGCACGTCGCGGTCGGCGACAGCGTCGAGGAGGACCAGGTGCTCGCGGACGTCGAGACCGACAAGGCCGTCGTCGACGTGTCCGCGCCGGTCGGCGGCGTCGTTCGGGAGCGCCACGCCGACGTGGGCGAGGTCGTCGCCACCGGCCAGCTGCTGGTCACCATCGATGACGAAGCCAGCGGGGACGCACCCGACAGCGAGCCGGCGGCCGAGAGCGGTAGTTCGCCCGCCACCGACCGCGTCTTCGCCCCGCCGAGCGTCCGCCGGCTCGCCCGCGAGACGGGCGTCGACATCACCGCCGTCGAAGGGTCGGGACCGAGCGGTCGCATCACTGAGGCCGACGTGGCGGCGGCCGCCGACGACGGCCCCACAGCGGAGAGCGACGACGAGGACGACAGCGGGCCGACCTCTGTGGTCTCGAAAGTGAGTGACGACGAGGACGACAGCGGCCCGACCTCCGTGGTCTCGAAAGTTGACGACGACGAGGAGGACAGTAGCCCGACCGCTGTAATCTCGAAGGTGAGCGACGACGAGGACGACACCACTACCGTCGTCGTCGACACTCGGGACGACGCCGACGAGCCGGCGGTCAAGTCCGCCGTCAGGCGGGTGTCCCCCGAGCCGATGGCCGAACGGCGGGACCACACGCTGGCGACGCCGACCACCCGTCGGCTCGCCCGCGAGCTGGGCGTCGACATCGACGCGGTGCCGACCGACGAGACGCGCGACGGCGAGCCCTACGTCGACGCCGCGGCGGTTCGGGCCGTGGCGGAGGGGCGAAACGCCCCGGCGGCGAGCGGCGCCGAGTCGGGTTCGGGCGAGGAAGCCGCGGGCGAGGGGCTCGAAATCGCGGACGGTGACGTACGTGAGGTCGCCGAGCGGGTGGTCTCGGCGCTGCGGGAGACGGCCGACGACATCGGGACGCCCGTCGAGGTGAGCGACGGGGACCGGCGGGATCCCTACCGCGGAGCCCGCCGGACCGCCGGCGAGCGGATGGCCCGCTCCCGGCGCGAGGTCCCCCACGCGACCCACCACGACAAGGTCGCCGTCCCCGGACTGGTCGAGGCCCGCGAGCGGCTCCAGCCGCTGGCCGAGAAACGGGGCGTCGACCTCACCAGTACGCCGCTCGTGCTGAAATGCGTCGCCGCCGCGCTGGACGACCACCCGGTTCTCGCGACGCAGCTGGACGCCGAGCGCGGGGAGATAGTCTACCGGAGCGACCGCGATATCGGCGTGGCGACGGCGACCGACGACGGGCTCGTCGTCCCCGTCGTCGAGGACGTCGACGCGAAGGGGCTGCTGGAACTGGCCGACGAGGTGAGCGGCCTCGCCGAGCGGGCCCGCGACATCGACAGCCAGGCGACGCGGGGCGGCGTCTTCACCGTGCGGAACTTCGGCGCCATCGGCGGGGAGTACGTCGACCCCGTCATCAACGTCCCCGAGACGGCGATTCTGGGCGTGGGGGCGCTGACGGAGCGACCGATTGCCGAGGACGGGACCGTGGCGGCAAAGCCGACGCTGACGCTGTCGCTCGCCGTCGACAGCCGGGTCGTCACCGGCACCGACGCGGCCCAGTTCGTCGACACGCTGAAGTCGTACCTGGCGGACCCGACGCGGCTACTGGCGTAG